A genome region from Fodinibius salicampi includes the following:
- a CDS encoding GIY-YIG nuclease family protein produces the protein MSSFYYTYILESQKDGNWYTGFTQDLQSRFERHQAGKVSSTKHRRPFKLIYFEGCRNRQDAINREKYLKTHYGKMFVKRRLKSYFTGQEDNDH, from the coding sequence ATGAGTAGTTTTTACTATACCTATATCTTAGAGAGTCAAAAGGACGGAAACTGGTATACAGGATTTACCCAAGATCTGCAATCACGATTTGAGCGACACCAAGCAGGTAAAGTATCATCGACTAAGCATCGTAGACCTTTTAAACTTATTTACTTCGAAGGTTGTAGAAATCGGCAAGATGCGATAAATCGTGAGAAGTATCTCAAAACTCATTATGGAAAAATGTTTGTAAAAAGGAGACTCAAATCGTATTTCACAGGACAAGAAGATAACGACCATTAA
- a CDS encoding type IV pilus modification PilV family protein, with translation MVGYTEVLQTIGAMVIFSLILLSATRMIQRNTLMQVEGELEQEVVALAQDIIEEGRTKEFDEYSVSSALPPADANDFAAPSNLGPDSGENTRQDFDDFDDYHDWEEVIETEHGEFNIRTEVFYVNDSFNKTASPTYFKKMQVFITSKFLKQGSSGEMTEYRLEFTRNYYAD, from the coding sequence ATGGTTGGCTATACGGAAGTACTCCAGACAATTGGAGCCATGGTGATCTTTTCACTGATCCTGCTCAGTGCTACACGCATGATTCAACGGAACACACTTATGCAGGTAGAGGGAGAATTGGAACAAGAAGTTGTCGCCCTGGCTCAGGATATTATCGAAGAGGGGCGAACAAAAGAATTTGATGAATACAGTGTGAGTAGTGCACTTCCCCCCGCCGATGCGAATGACTTTGCAGCTCCTTCTAACTTGGGACCCGATAGCGGGGAAAACACTCGACAAGATTTTGACGACTTTGACGATTACCACGATTGGGAAGAAGTGATTGAGACTGAACACGGAGAATTTAATATCCGCACGGAAGTCTTTTATGTTAACGACTCATTTAACAAGACGGCTTCCCCGACCTATTTTAAGAAAATGCAGGTTTTTATCACAAGTAAGTTTTTAAAGCAAGGTAGTTCCGGCGAAATGACGGAATACAGACTTGAATTTACCCGTAACTATTATGCCGACTAA
- a CDS encoding DUF4402 domain-containing protein translates to MDKKWWSFLCIVFLLSSCSIQAKAQQNAEIDISVNAEVIRSLEMNTVRDINFSPVQPSQQQINIAPQTDSNTGKMVAIGDPNAPIRVSFVPERILTNGNGSTLVFTYSIAGNDRDDQSSAEILQADNRNLSLNSDGRYYFWIGGNVTVENAEPGNYNGDFTIEVEYI, encoded by the coding sequence ATGGACAAAAAATGGTGGAGTTTCTTATGTATAGTTTTTTTACTCTCAAGCTGTTCAATTCAGGCTAAAGCTCAGCAGAATGCAGAAATTGATATTTCTGTGAATGCCGAAGTTATTAGAAGCCTTGAAATGAATACCGTCCGTGATATTAATTTTAGTCCGGTACAGCCTAGCCAGCAACAGATCAATATAGCCCCCCAAACCGATAGTAACACTGGTAAAATGGTTGCCATTGGCGATCCCAATGCTCCCATACGGGTCAGCTTTGTCCCGGAAAGGATTCTAACCAATGGCAACGGATCTACTCTTGTTTTTACCTATTCCATTGCCGGAAATGATCGGGATGACCAGAGCTCTGCAGAAATTCTTCAGGCCGATAATAGAAATTTATCCTTAAACAGCGACGGAAGGTATTACTTTTGGATTGGCGGAAATGTAACAGTAGAAAACGCGGAACCGGGTAATTATAATGGCGATTTTACCATAGAAGTCGAGTACATTTAA
- the rfbC gene encoding dTDP-4-dehydrorhamnose 3,5-epimerase, with product MQITETEISEVLLFEPKVYRDDRGFFLETYREKHLKKVGIDIHFVQDNLSKSQQGTVRGLHYQIEQPQDKLIMVMEGRILDVAVDLRRSSSTFGKYVARELSSDNKHQMFIPKGFAHGFSVLSNNALVYYKCSDYYCPEGEYGLFWNDPSLNIDWQVTDPVISEKDQNQPKISEISKEFLF from the coding sequence ATGCAAATTACCGAGACCGAAATTTCTGAAGTATTATTGTTTGAGCCAAAGGTATATAGAGATGATCGTGGTTTTTTTCTGGAAACATATAGAGAAAAGCACTTGAAAAAAGTGGGTATAGATATTCATTTTGTACAGGATAATCTTTCTAAATCACAGCAGGGAACGGTCCGAGGGCTACATTACCAGATTGAACAGCCTCAGGATAAGCTTATTATGGTTATGGAAGGGCGTATTTTGGATGTGGCAGTAGACTTGAGAAGGAGTTCTTCTACATTTGGCAAGTATGTAGCCCGTGAGTTGTCTTCCGATAATAAGCACCAAATGTTTATACCCAAAGGATTTGCACACGGCTTTTCTGTGCTCTCTAATAACGCACTGGTCTATTATAAGTGCAGCGATTATTACTGCCCGGAGGGAGAATACGGACTTTTCTGGAACGATCCCTCGCTTAATATTGACTGGCAGGTGACTGATCCTGTTATTTCAGAAAAAGATCAAAATCAGCCCAAAATCAGTGAAATTTCAAAGGAATTTTTATTTTAA
- a CDS encoding DUF4900 domain-containing protein: MGRGLLLLASGLIIVVAIIQKSMSDRLNLIPERTYDYHQEMHAQNVSNSVMEYGIREIEKDQSWDEGLSEEDFVESEVTLQVFDYDDYTDGNPDIPSDHSIDDWNQYTILLVSNAQTNNAEAYTEVAITKDSFSKYVYFTDNEPSHIYFYDGDVLDGPVHTNDRFNIIGSPVFKGPVTSPNTPNGGDPVYEDITDFASPTIDMPGSQELNNLRNNGIDGGITYSNDIYVEFKQNGTVDIYESNGWSWSPPVTYNLQDYNGVISSSKKIYTKGTIKGQVTLHSAEEVEIMGDLKYSQDPKKNPESTDLLGIISEGNVIVDKDAHKNSGSKDLEINASIMALDESFEVENYNSGSDRGTLKLTGGLQQQERGAVGQIKWGGISGFHKDYSYDDRLLSMSPPYYPRASTFSKKYWKEKPVVLNK; encoded by the coding sequence ATGGGACGTGGTCTTTTATTATTGGCATCCGGTTTAATTATAGTAGTAGCGATCATTCAAAAGTCAATGAGTGATCGTCTTAATCTCATTCCTGAAAGAACCTATGACTATCATCAGGAAATGCATGCCCAAAATGTTTCCAATAGTGTTATGGAATATGGTATTCGCGAAATTGAAAAAGATCAGTCATGGGATGAGGGCCTTTCAGAGGAGGACTTCGTAGAATCAGAAGTTACGCTTCAGGTTTTCGATTATGACGATTACACGGATGGAAACCCAGATATTCCCTCCGATCATAGCATCGATGACTGGAATCAGTATACGATTCTGTTAGTAAGTAACGCTCAAACAAACAATGCTGAGGCTTATACCGAAGTTGCCATAACCAAAGATTCCTTTTCAAAGTACGTATATTTTACCGATAACGAACCTTCACATATTTATTTTTATGACGGTGATGTGCTGGATGGGCCGGTTCATACCAATGACCGATTTAATATAATAGGCTCCCCGGTGTTCAAGGGACCTGTGACCAGTCCAAATACTCCAAATGGAGGTGATCCGGTATATGAAGATATCACAGACTTTGCGTCTCCAACGATTGATATGCCAGGCTCTCAAGAGCTAAATAACCTACGGAATAACGGTATAGATGGGGGAATTACATATTCGAATGATATCTACGTTGAATTCAAACAAAATGGAACCGTAGATATTTATGAAAGTAATGGATGGAGCTGGAGTCCGCCGGTTACTTATAACCTCCAGGATTATAACGGGGTTATTTCTTCTTCGAAAAAAATCTACACCAAAGGAACCATCAAAGGTCAGGTAACCCTGCATTCTGCTGAAGAGGTGGAAATAATGGGGGATCTTAAATACTCTCAGGATCCGAAAAAAAATCCTGAGTCTACCGACCTTTTAGGTATTATAAGTGAAGGAAACGTAATTGTGGACAAAGATGCCCATAAGAACTCGGGTTCCAAAGACTTAGAAATAAATGCCTCTATTATGGCCCTTGATGAATCATTTGAGGTTGAAAACTATAATAGCGGTTCTGATCGGGGAACATTGAAACTAACAGGCGGCTTGCAACAACAAGAACGAGGGGCTGTTGGTCAGATAAAATGGGGAGGAATATCAGGTTTTCATAAAGATTATTCCTATGATGACCGTCTTCTTAGCATGTCTCCTCCATATTATCCGCGTGCCAGTACTTTTTCCAAAAAGTATTGGAAGGAAAAGCCCGTAGTATTAAATAAATAA
- a CDS encoding pyruvate dehydrogenase complex E1 component subunit beta, producing the protein MAELQFREAIRAAIDEEMAQDEGIFVMGEEVAEYDGAYKVTEGLLDKYGPKRMIDTPISELGFAGIGIGAAMNGLRPIVEFMTFNFAVLAADQIINHASKVRYMTGGQVEVPIVFRGPNASAGQLSATHSVAYDAMYAHFPGLKVIYTSEPEDAKGLLKSAIRDDNPVLFMESEQMYGLKGEVSEEEDFTIPIGKGKVKREGSDVTVVAHGKMYHVAKQAAQQLAKEDVEVEIIDPRTVKPLDIEMIVKSIKKTNRCVIVDESHPFGGLAGEVGYLIQREAFDYLDAPVQRVTLPDTSAPFAKNLFDEWLPSANEVIDAVNTVTYRK; encoded by the coding sequence ATGGCTGAACTACAATTCAGAGAAGCAATCCGGGCTGCCATAGATGAAGAGATGGCACAGGATGAAGGAATTTTTGTAATGGGTGAGGAAGTAGCCGAATATGATGGGGCCTATAAGGTGACCGAAGGGCTGCTTGACAAATACGGTCCAAAACGGATGATCGATACACCCATTTCTGAGCTCGGATTTGCCGGAATAGGTATAGGAGCGGCAATGAATGGACTGCGTCCTATAGTTGAGTTTATGACCTTTAACTTTGCTGTATTGGCAGCAGATCAGATTATCAACCATGCCTCGAAAGTACGGTATATGACCGGGGGACAGGTAGAAGTTCCTATCGTATTCAGAGGGCCTAATGCTTCAGCGGGACAGTTAAGTGCTACGCACTCAGTAGCCTATGATGCTATGTATGCTCATTTCCCCGGATTGAAAGTGATTTATACATCTGAACCGGAGGATGCCAAGGGACTGCTAAAATCGGCCATTCGCGATGATAATCCCGTCCTTTTTATGGAGTCGGAACAAATGTACGGCCTGAAAGGGGAGGTATCAGAGGAGGAAGATTTTACCATTCCTATTGGTAAAGGGAAAGTAAAACGGGAGGGAAGTGATGTCACGGTCGTTGCCCATGGTAAGATGTATCACGTGGCCAAACAGGCTGCCCAGCAGCTTGCCAAGGAAGATGTGGAAGTAGAGATTATCGATCCCCGCACTGTCAAGCCACTTGACATTGAAATGATCGTTAAATCGATTAAAAAGACCAATCGATGTGTTATTGTTGATGAATCCCATCCATTTGGTGGATTGGCAGGTGAGGTGGGTTATCTCATACAGCGTGAAGCTTTCGATTATCTGGATGCCCCGGTACAGCGAGTCACCCTGCCGGATACCAGTGCACCCTTTGCTAAAAATTTATTTGATGAGTGGCTACCCAGTGCTAATGAAGTCATTGATGCCGTTAATACAGTGACCTATCGTAAATAA
- a CDS encoding DUF4402 domain-containing protein, producing MKSIIKYIFVLLLVTGITTTVSAQQADIAANATVDANVDLSSGDDLNFGNIAAGSPSTVNPGDGTAGTFSVSGNVGNVDLSFSLPSELTGSEDNLPISFGGTSASWGDNAYDSNNDFDPNDGASVNLLEQTDRDITVFIGGTVDPATNQAAGSYNGTITLTATYN from the coding sequence ATGAAATCAATCATAAAATATATCTTTGTATTACTATTAGTAACCGGGATAACAACGACGGTCTCGGCCCAACAAGCTGACATTGCAGCAAACGCAACTGTCGACGCAAATGTCGACCTATCCAGCGGTGACGATCTGAATTTTGGTAATATTGCTGCAGGATCTCCTTCTACTGTTAATCCCGGGGATGGAACCGCAGGAACTTTTAGCGTTAGCGGAAATGTCGGGAATGTTGATTTAAGCTTTTCGCTACCAAGTGAGCTGACTGGCAGTGAAGATAACCTTCCTATTAGTTTCGGAGGTACTTCTGCTTCGTGGGGAGACAACGCCTACGATTCAAATAATGACTTCGATCCCAATGATGGAGCTTCTGTTAACCTGCTTGAACAAACTGATAGAGACATCACCGTATTTATCGGAGGAACAGTGGATCCTGCGACAAACCAGGCCGCCGGCAGTTACAACGGTACGATTACATTGACAGCGACTTATAATTAA
- the rfbD gene encoding dTDP-4-dehydrorhamnose reductase produces MKDLILLGASGQLGQEWQQILDKEDFSQFNIAAYDSDQLDLTDKHKLAEVLQERNPDVVVNCAAYTKVDESEKHIKQAETVNVKAVAELARLSEELNFKLLHYSTDYIFPGGEEDKQRFPKGYTEDHPADPINKYGETKWKGEQAIRDNTDNYLIIRVSWLCGQFGSNFVKTMLKLGKERSTLQVVDDQWGSPTFTTNVVENCINLLYREVKGTYHLTSEGLITWYEFARAIFDKAGVEVKVEPVSSDQFETMADRPHYSKLCTDKIEAVPGSNVINWNQGLDNLLSQLDSLSRL; encoded by the coding sequence ATGAAGGATCTTATATTACTGGGAGCCTCTGGCCAGCTGGGGCAGGAGTGGCAGCAGATCCTGGATAAGGAAGATTTTAGCCAATTCAACATAGCAGCATACGATTCTGATCAGCTGGATCTGACGGATAAACATAAATTAGCTGAAGTATTACAGGAAAGAAATCCTGATGTAGTTGTAAACTGTGCCGCTTATACAAAAGTGGATGAATCCGAAAAGCATATCAAGCAGGCCGAAACTGTAAATGTAAAGGCAGTTGCTGAACTGGCAAGGCTAAGTGAGGAGTTGAACTTTAAACTTCTTCATTATTCAACGGATTATATATTTCCCGGGGGCGAAGAAGACAAGCAGCGATTTCCAAAAGGATATACTGAGGACCATCCGGCTGATCCAATAAATAAATACGGAGAAACAAAGTGGAAGGGGGAACAGGCCATCCGCGATAATACTGACAATTATTTGATTATCCGTGTCTCTTGGTTGTGTGGACAGTTCGGCTCTAACTTTGTAAAGACGATGTTAAAGCTGGGGAAAGAGCGTTCAACTTTGCAGGTTGTCGATGATCAATGGGGCAGCCCGACGTTTACTACGAATGTAGTCGAAAATTGTATTAATCTGTTGTACCGAGAAGTCAAAGGTACCTATCACCTGACCTCGGAAGGCCTCATTACTTGGTACGAATTTGCTAGAGCCATTTTTGATAAAGCAGGAGTAGAGGTAAAGGTTGAGCCTGTTTCGTCTGATCAATTTGAAACTATGGCCGATCGGCCTCATTATTCCAAGCTATGTACTGATAAAATAGAAGCTGTTCCGGGAAGCAATGTTATAAATTGGAATCAGGGTCTGGATAATCTACTTAGCCAACTGGATTCATTGAGTCGCTTATAA
- a CDS encoding sugar phosphate nucleotidyltransferase has protein sequence MKGIILAGGTGSRLYPLTKVTNKHLLPVGDQPMIYYPIRKLTEAGIEEILVVTGTEHMGDVVTLLGSGKDFGCRFTYKVQDEAGGIAQALGLAENFVGNDTMTVILGDNIFESSLKPALDSYPGVGAQILLKEVEDPERFGVAEVEGEKVVNIEEKPDKPKSSLAVTGVYMYDSKVFEYIRNLEPSDRGELEITDVNNHYIDAERMRFSIMEGWWTDAGTPESYKRANKLVGVGK, from the coding sequence ATGAAAGGAATTATTTTAGCCGGAGGAACCGGCTCGCGACTTTATCCGTTAACTAAAGTAACAAATAAGCACCTGCTTCCGGTAGGGGATCAACCGATGATTTATTATCCTATCCGAAAGTTAACGGAGGCAGGTATTGAAGAAATATTGGTGGTAACGGGAACTGAGCATATGGGAGATGTCGTCACGCTACTTGGTTCAGGTAAGGATTTTGGTTGTCGTTTCACCTATAAGGTTCAGGATGAAGCTGGTGGTATAGCTCAGGCTTTGGGACTGGCAGAAAATTTTGTTGGCAATGACACCATGACGGTCATTTTAGGAGATAATATTTTTGAGAGTTCCCTGAAGCCGGCTCTTGACTCTTATCCCGGAGTCGGGGCCCAGATTCTACTAAAGGAGGTAGAAGATCCCGAACGATTTGGAGTAGCTGAGGTAGAAGGAGAAAAAGTTGTCAATATTGAAGAAAAGCCTGATAAACCGAAGAGTAGTTTAGCGGTAACAGGTGTATATATGTATGACTCTAAAGTATTTGAGTATATACGAAACTTGGAGCCTTCAGACCGGGGTGAACTTGAAATCACCGATGTAAATAATCATTACATTGATGCCGAAAGAATGCGATTCTCAATAATGGAAGGATGGTGGACCGATGCCGGAACCCCGGAATCGTATAAGCGGGCAAATAAGTTGGTGGGAGTAGGAAAATGA
- the rfbB gene encoding dTDP-glucose 4,6-dehydratase — MNILVTGGAGFIGSNLLCYLHDRYSEAEFLNIDKLSYASDLSYLNSIKTSNRYRFKKLDIVDRDALRDIIRGFEPDGVFHLAAESHVDNSISGPEPFIQSNVVGTFNLLEECRRFWQQEDGNWNPHRFLHVSTDEVYGELGDEGAFSEKTPYAPNSPYSASKAGSDFIVRSYHHTYGMNVVTTNCSNNFGPHQHDEKLIPTVIRTALNGKEIPVYGKGENVRDWLYVKDHCEALDLVFQQGKKGDTYVIGGNNEWKNIDLVKKICDILNEEVGEGPEGDYKNLITFVMDRPGHDFRYAIDASKIKEELGWSATRSFEDHLRETVRWYMEQYQ, encoded by the coding sequence ATGAATATTCTAGTAACCGGCGGAGCGGGATTTATCGGTTCTAACCTGCTTTGCTATCTTCATGATCGATATTCTGAGGCGGAGTTTTTGAATATTGACAAACTTAGTTACGCTTCGGATTTATCCTATCTGAATTCCATAAAAACTTCCAATCGCTATCGGTTTAAAAAACTTGATATCGTGGATCGGGATGCTCTCCGTGATATCATTCGAGGTTTTGAGCCGGATGGTGTATTTCACCTTGCTGCTGAATCACATGTAGATAACTCAATTAGCGGCCCTGAGCCGTTTATCCAATCGAATGTGGTGGGGACGTTTAATTTGTTGGAAGAATGTCGTCGATTTTGGCAGCAGGAGGATGGAAACTGGAATCCCCATCGTTTTTTACATGTCTCTACTGATGAAGTATATGGGGAACTAGGGGATGAAGGAGCTTTTTCGGAGAAAACCCCCTATGCCCCGAATTCTCCGTATTCAGCTTCTAAAGCGGGCAGTGACTTTATTGTTCGTTCATATCATCATACTTACGGAATGAATGTGGTTACAACCAACTGCTCTAATAATTTCGGTCCACATCAACATGATGAAAAATTAATTCCAACGGTTATTCGCACAGCTTTAAATGGGAAGGAAATTCCGGTTTATGGGAAGGGAGAGAATGTGCGTGACTGGCTCTATGTAAAGGATCATTGTGAGGCCCTTGATTTGGTTTTTCAACAAGGTAAAAAGGGGGATACGTACGTAATTGGGGGTAATAACGAGTGGAAAAATATTGATTTGGTAAAGAAAATATGCGATATCCTTAATGAAGAAGTTGGTGAAGGCCCGGAAGGTGACTATAAAAACTTAATTACTTTTGTAATGGATCGGCCTGGCCACGATTTTCGATATGCCATTGATGCCTCTAAAATTAAAGAAGAGTTGGGCTGGTCGGCCACTCGTTCATTTGAAGACCATCTGCGCGAAACCGTTCGGTGGTATATGGAGCAATACCAATAG
- a CDS encoding pyruvate dehydrogenase complex dihydrolipoamide acetyltransferase produces the protein MAVKVEMPKLSDTMEEGVIAKWNVEEGDEVESGDIIAEVETDKATMEVEVFDDGTILKILVDEGDAVPLGQLMAVIGEEGEDISDILEEAASGGEKETSETDGEEDTSEKTDKKESTDTSAEKAEEKSTVTSDDGRLKASPLARKMAEEKGITLSNVEGSGPQGRIIKRDIESYEPSAVPAAATVSREDKEHRVSQMRKTIARRLSESKFNNPHFYETISIDMQPVWDARKQINEKSDTKISFNDIVVKACAAALRKHPEINSSWHGDKIVEHGDVNVAVAVAIEEGLVTPVINNTDQKGLQQIGQETRDLAEKARERKLQPEQMEGSTFTVSNLGMFGIEEFTAIINPPNACILAVGAIKEVPVVEDGEVVPGKRMKVTLSSDHRIVDGAMAAQFLSTLKQMLESPLAMLL, from the coding sequence ATGGCTGTAAAAGTTGAAATGCCCAAGCTTAGTGATACGATGGAAGAAGGCGTTATTGCTAAGTGGAATGTTGAGGAAGGTGATGAGGTAGAATCCGGTGACATTATAGCTGAGGTTGAGACCGATAAGGCTACAATGGAAGTGGAAGTATTTGATGACGGTACGATCCTAAAAATATTAGTCGACGAAGGAGATGCCGTACCACTGGGACAGCTTATGGCTGTTATCGGTGAAGAAGGAGAAGATATCAGTGATATATTGGAAGAAGCCGCTTCGGGTGGTGAAAAGGAGACATCTGAAACTGATGGCGAAGAAGATACTTCAGAAAAAACAGACAAAAAAGAGAGTACTGATACCTCAGCAGAGAAAGCAGAAGAGAAAAGTACTGTTACTTCGGATGATGGTCGTTTAAAAGCATCACCCTTGGCACGTAAGATGGCTGAGGAAAAAGGGATAACCCTTTCGAATGTAGAGGGCAGTGGGCCCCAGGGACGCATCATCAAACGCGATATTGAAAGTTATGAACCTTCAGCTGTTCCTGCAGCTGCTACAGTTTCACGGGAAGACAAAGAGCACCGTGTTTCACAAATGCGTAAAACAATTGCGCGGCGTCTTTCTGAAAGCAAGTTCAATAATCCGCATTTCTACGAAACCATATCCATTGATATGCAACCGGTATGGGACGCCCGCAAACAAATTAATGAGAAAAGTGACACGAAGATTAGCTTTAATGACATTGTTGTTAAAGCCTGCGCTGCAGCGTTGCGCAAACATCCCGAGATAAACAGTTCCTGGCATGGAGATAAAATAGTAGAGCATGGGGATGTTAATGTGGCTGTGGCAGTCGCCATTGAAGAAGGACTGGTTACCCCGGTTATCAATAACACTGATCAGAAAGGATTGCAGCAGATCGGCCAGGAAACCAGAGATCTTGCTGAGAAAGCGCGAGAGCGTAAGTTACAGCCGGAACAAATGGAGGGAAGTACCTTCACGGTGAGTAACCTTGGGATGTTTGGTATTGAAGAGTTTACAGCTATTATCAATCCACCGAATGCCTGTATCTTAGCAGTGGGTGCTATTAAAGAGGTTCCGGTCGTTGAAGATGGCGAAGTTGTACCGGGCAAGCGAATGAAGGTGACTTTATCCAGCGATCATCGTATTGTAGATGGCGCGATGGCCGCACAATTTTTAAGCACGCTTAAGCAGATGCTTGAAAGTCCGCTGGCTATGCTGCTATAA
- the pdhA gene encoding pyruvate dehydrogenase (acetyl-transferring) E1 component subunit alpha, translating into MAKNKKETQEQIQFTPSGTGIRTNGQIVRSTELPSPTKKKHKSLGLSEEDVVDMFHQMYLQRRFEERAMQMYQKGKFGGFLHLYMGQEAISTGTVYALNDDDDIITAYRDHGWGLVRGVSPKEGMAELYGKVTGCSRGKGGSMHFANVEEHFWGGHGIVGGHIPLGSGIAFANKYKQNDRVTACFLGDGAVDQGVLHEVLNMSQNWGLPCIYAVENNGYAMGTAVHRHSVGEIYERAHGYGMKNAVINGMDVFTVYEKMKEIAEDVRENSMPWFIEIRTYRYRGHSMSDPMKYRTKEELKEYEKLDPIERIKNYLLDNDILEQDEIDEIQDTVEDTVMEAIDFAEESDFPEKDDLYKDVFVEDDYPFHT; encoded by the coding sequence ATGGCTAAAAATAAGAAAGAAACACAAGAACAAATACAGTTTACGCCTTCGGGGACGGGAATTCGTACCAATGGACAGATTGTTCGTAGTACAGAACTTCCTTCACCGACCAAAAAGAAACATAAATCGCTGGGACTTTCCGAGGAAGATGTGGTGGATATGTTCCATCAGATGTATCTGCAGCGACGTTTTGAAGAACGTGCAATGCAGATGTACCAGAAGGGGAAGTTTGGAGGTTTTCTGCATCTTTATATGGGGCAGGAAGCGATCTCAACCGGAACGGTTTATGCTTTAAATGATGATGACGATATTATTACAGCCTATCGCGATCACGGCTGGGGACTAGTCCGGGGCGTTTCACCCAAGGAAGGAATGGCTGAGCTCTATGGTAAAGTTACCGGTTGCTCTCGTGGCAAAGGCGGGTCGATGCACTTTGCCAATGTAGAAGAGCATTTTTGGGGAGGCCATGGTATTGTTGGTGGACATATTCCACTGGGAAGTGGTATCGCTTTTGCTAATAAATACAAACAGAACGACCGGGTAACGGCTTGTTTCCTGGGCGATGGTGCTGTTGATCAGGGAGTGCTTCACGAAGTCTTGAATATGAGCCAAAATTGGGGTTTACCTTGTATTTATGCCGTCGAAAACAATGGTTATGCGATGGGGACGGCCGTCCACAGACATTCTGTTGGAGAAATTTATGAGCGGGCCCATGGGTATGGTATGAAGAATGCTGTCATTAACGGGATGGACGTTTTTACCGTTTATGAAAAGATGAAAGAGATTGCTGAGGATGTACGGGAAAATTCAATGCCTTGGTTTATCGAAATTCGTACTTACCGTTACAGGGGGCATTCAATGTCAGATCCAATGAAATATCGAACTAAGGAAGAGCTTAAGGAATATGAAAAGCTTGATCCCATAGAGCGTATTAAGAATTACCTATTGGATAATGACATCCTTGAACAGGACGAAATTGATGAGATACAGGATACCGTAGAGGATACGGTGATGGAAGCAATCGATTTTGCAGAAGAAAGTGATTTCCCCGAAAAAGACGATTTATATAAAGACGTCTTTGTAGAGGATGATTATCCCTTCCATACCTAA